TATTGGCATAGAAGAAGCTGCATGGTACTTCAAATAGTTGCTGGTTACCCAATAATTGGTCACTTTCCTAATTTACACAATCACCAATAGCATCTCCAATCGTCAAAGCTCACAAATGAATATCTTGAGTCGAACTGAGTGACCAAATATGTTTTGCCAGGGCGAGAAAGCAATTATTCACTTCTGAAAGCTGCCAAACTGATAGTTTTGTGTGTTAAGAGTTGAAAATATGTCATCTCCAGCTGTTGCTGTAGATGGAAAACTAGATTTGCCATGCCCGATTTCTTGACCCATTGCTCTGCTAGTGTAAAAAGAAGATGGCCCTTTTTCTCTCTCATCTGATCCGTCAGTCAATCCTCCCACTATGCCAACATCTGTGAGGTTGACCTTTTTGGCTGCAAGTTTAGGGGGAAAACAGAGTAAGTTAAAAAGGTAGTTATACCATCAGGTAACTAGAAAAGTAAGATCAACCAAAAGATAAAGCTTCAGTATACCACTTATGAGTAGTTTTTTTCGTTCAAAATGTTAAATCATTCCAACATGCGCACTGGTGTGGTCAAACCATCAAATATTATGAGCACAATCAGCTAAAATGCATGTAGCTGATAAGGATCTGTGCTCAGCAGGGACCACTCCAACCATCTTTTGGGCGACAAGAGCGTTAGGAAACAAGACAACAACTGGTCAGCATTGCTATTGTGCTGACCTTGTAATCGACATTGTCGGGTATCCAATTAATGACTCAAAAAAAAAGTTGCTAATCTGACTTCATCCACCAGGACACTGAAAGTTGCACCAAGATCATCCAACCCCAACTCATTTATGACATGAATGTTGAAATCAATTGGGCAAACCAAGATGCAGTTTTCTAAGGGTAGTTTTCAGAAATCCAGTAAATATAAGACTGATTCAAATTAATGCATAACACCTCCAGAATCAATGTCTGATGGAAAAACAACACACATCACTAAATATGAATAGCAACAGCACACATGATAATCAACACTAAACAGAAATGTAAGTGATGTTACCCAGCACTCAGAACTTACGTGCACTTATATTCAGATCAATCAGCCCACGGCTCAATGAATCAGCCCATATTCCAGACCTGACTTGAAATGTGTCCTTTGGTGGTGTTTTAGCTTCAACAGACGATTTGCTTACTTTGTCACGAGAGTCATGATTCCCACCATTGCTAGCATTTTCATCGGGCATAGGTACAGGTTTATGAGAAACAAATGAACCAAAAGGGTCAGAGTTATCAAAAGTATTTAGTGGAACTGAAGCAAATGGATCAACAATGTCGATATTCATTTGGTCTGATTTTGAGGATTTGTTATCAGACGGTATAACAGGATCCGGTGCAGCGAAGAAATCTATTGTTGAAGCTGCAGCTGAAGGGGTAGGCTGGGAGGCAAATAGATCCACACCCATCTGCAGAAAATAGAAATGGCTACTTTATAACTAACCAACCAATATTCAGAGTAAGATTTTTAACAGGGTGATGGATGGATTCTTACTGGAGTTTGGGAAGTTACACCCGTTTGTGGTTTTGCTGATACAAAGGTGGCATCAGCAAATAAATCGACCTCCGATGTATCACTGTTCACTGTAGACTTAGCAGTTGGAGCAGGTGCTGGTGCATCCAAGAGGTCACCGAGCAAATCTTGCCCAAATAGATCTACTTGGTTAGAACTTCCTGCAGAAGGCTCTGCTCGACAACCAAATAACTTGGTAAATTTCGAAacaaaaaatagaaatcaaGCTGTAAGTTGCATTCTACATTGGATTAGGACATCAATGGTTTCCTTTCCACCACACATATGTGCTCCCATTCAATGTGCATTTATTACCCCTCTCCCATCCCCCATCCAAGAAATTTATGACACAAATTTTACTTTTGAAGCATCCAAAAGGCCTACATTTCTAAACAATGATCTAATGTAAAAATAGATGTCTCCTATACCAAATAAATGTCTTAGAAATTGAATAATAGTTTGTTGTTTTCTGCGACTAGTATATTAATATGCTCTAATTCCTTCATCGCTGTAACTAGTATAATAGGACAGCTAGTTAACACAACTTGTTTGACTTTTAGCATTTGGCCAACCAAAAGCACTTACAAATTTTTACCTAATTCAAAAAGAACACACACCCATAGCATAATTTGTTGGCACACCCACACGACTTCTACTACAACCCCTTCAATAGCGTAATTTGTTGGCACTCCCACGCCCATGCATGGACAAAGTTAAAGAAGTTATTTGGCCCATACCTTTGAATCTGTGAACTTACAGATAATCTTTTGTACATACATGTTAAAGGGAACTTTGCACAAGGAGGGGCCCTCCTATAAAACACAAAACAGAAGACTACCAATTGAATCTCTTTGAAACCTCAAGAGATACTTACTAGAACTCGAAGTACCCCGAGGATCAAAATCGTCAAAATCTTCCTCGTAATTGGTTGATGGTACAGTTGAGCTTCGTATAGAAGTTTTTTCAGGCTCACCAACCTTCTTAATCGTCTTTGATCCACTAGCAGAAACAGTATCTTGAACTTTGCTGCAGATGTCATCAAGTTAAGCAAAAAGAGCCACATGTTAAAACATACAAGAAATCTACTCATTCATGAAAAAATAgcttatttgaagttttgaaatTAAGTCAATGAGGTGATAATTTTTTCTA
The genomic region above belongs to Solanum dulcamara chromosome 5, daSolDulc1.2, whole genome shotgun sequence and contains:
- the LOC129889260 gene encoding clathrin interactor EPSIN 1-like isoform X2; translated protein: MDFMKVFDQTVREIKREVNLKVLKVPEIEQKVLDATDDEPWGPHGTTLAEIAQATKKFSECQMVMNVLWTRLTETGKNWRNVYKSLAVIEYLVAHGAERAIDDIIEHTYQISSLTTFEHVEPNGKDMGINVRKKAENVVALLNNKEKIQEVRSKATANREKYVGLSSSGVTYKASSASFSSSRSGFQSSERYGGFGNKSDGDSFKDSYNEKDRYDDDKVDQSTYKSKKGSSRYGSKVQDTVSASGSKTIKKVGEPEKTSIRSSTVPSTNYEEDFDDFDPRGTSSSRSSNQVDLFGQDLLGDLLDAPAPAPTAKSTVNSDTSEVDLFADATFVSAKPQTGVTSQTPMGVDLFASQPTPSAAASTIDFFAAPDPVIPSDNKSSKSDQMNIDIVDPFASVPLNTFDNSDPFGSFVSHKPVPMPDENASNGGNHDSRDKVSKSSVEAKTPPKDTFQVRSGIWADSLSRGLIDLNISAPKKVNLTDVGIVGGLTDGSDEREKGPSSFYTSRAMGQEIGHGKSSFPSTATAGDDIFSTLNTQNYQFGSFQK
- the LOC129889260 gene encoding clathrin interactor EPSIN 1-like isoform X1, which translates into the protein MDFMKVFDQTVREIKREVNLKVLKVPEIEQKVLDATDDEPWGPHGTTLAEIAQATKKFSECQMVMNVLWTRLTETGKNWRNVYKSLAVIEYLVAHGAERAIDDIIEHTYQISSLTTFEHVEPNGKDMGINVRKKAENVVALLNNKEKIQEVRSKATANREKYVGLSSSGVTYKASSASFSSSRSGFQSSERYGGFGNKSDGDSFKDSYNEKDRYDDDKVDQSTYKSKKGSSRYGSKVQDTVSASGSKTIKKVGEPEKTSIRSSTVPSTNYEEDFDDFDPRGTSSSKPSAGSSNQVDLFGQDLLGDLLDAPAPAPTAKSTVNSDTSEVDLFADATFVSAKPQTGVTSQTPMGVDLFASQPTPSAAASTIDFFAAPDPVIPSDNKSSKSDQMNIDIVDPFASVPLNTFDNSDPFGSFVSHKPVPMPDENASNGGNHDSRDKVSKSSVEAKTPPKDTFQVRSGIWADSLSRGLIDLNISAPKKVNLTDVGIVGGLTDGSDEREKGPSSFYTSRAMGQEIGHGKSSFPSTATAGDDIFSTLNTQNYQFGSFQK